CTTCCTGATCAGGTCGATGATCTCCAGGCGGTTGGAGCGGTGCCTGGCGCCGGCCGAGGAGACGACGTTCTCCTCCAGCATGATCGAGCCGAGGTCGTCGGCGCCGTAGTGCAGGGAGAGCTGGCCGACCTCCTTGCCCGTGGTCAGCCAGGAGCCCTGGATGTGGCGGACGTTGTCGAGGAACAGCCGGGCGACCGCGATGATCCGCAGGTACTCGAAGAGGGTCGTCTGGGTGCGGCCCTTGAGGTGGTTGTTCTCGGGCTGGTACGTGTACGGGATGAAGGCGCGGAAGCCGCCCGTGCGGTCCTGCACGTCACGGATCATCCGCAGGTGCTCGATGCGCTCGGCGTTGGTCTCGCCGGTGCCCATCAGCATGGTGGACGTCGACTCGACGCCCAGTCCGTGCGCGGTCTCCATGATCTCCAGCCAGCGCTCGCCGGACTCCTTGAGCGGGGCGATCGCCTTGCGCGGCCGGGCGGGCAGCAGCTCGGCGCCGGCGCCGGCGAAGGAGTCGAGGCCGGCCGCGTGGATCCGGGTGATCGCCTCCTCCACGCTCACCTTCGAGATCCGCGCCATGTGCTCGACCTCGGACGCGCCCAGCGAGTGGATCACCAGCTGCGGGAACGCCTTCTTGATGGCGGAGAAGTGCTGCTCGTAGTACTCGACGCCGTAGTCCGGGTGGTGGCCGCCCTGGAACATGATCTGGGTGCCGCCGAGCTCGACGGTCTCCGCGCAGCGGCGCAGGATGTCGTCGAGGTCGCGGGTCCAGCCCTTGGCCTTGTCCTTGGGGGCCGCGTAGAAGGCGCAGAACTTGCACGCCGTGACGCACACGTTCGTGTAGTTGATGTTCCGCTCGATGATGTACGTCGCGATGTGCTCGGTTCCCGCGTACAGCCTGCGGCGTACCGCGTCGGCGGCGGCGCCCAGCGCGTGCAGCGGGGCGTCGCGGTAGAGGTCGAGAGCCTCCTCGGGGGTGATCCGCCCACCGGCGGCGGCACGGTCGAGGACGGACTGAAGTTCGGCCTTCTCGGTCACCGGGAGCGTCCCTTTCGTCAAGGGTTGTGGACAGACCGAGCCAGCCTAC
The window above is part of the Streptomyces sp. NBC_00425 genome. Proteins encoded here:
- the mqnC gene encoding cyclic dehypoxanthinyl futalosine synthase encodes the protein MTEKAELQSVLDRAAAGGRITPEEALDLYRDAPLHALGAAADAVRRRLYAGTEHIATYIIERNINYTNVCVTACKFCAFYAAPKDKAKGWTRDLDDILRRCAETVELGGTQIMFQGGHHPDYGVEYYEQHFSAIKKAFPQLVIHSLGASEVEHMARISKVSVEEAITRIHAAGLDSFAGAGAELLPARPRKAIAPLKESGERWLEIMETAHGLGVESTSTMLMGTGETNAERIEHLRMIRDVQDRTGGFRAFIPYTYQPENNHLKGRTQTTLFEYLRIIAVARLFLDNVRHIQGSWLTTGKEVGQLSLHYGADDLGSIMLEENVVSSAGARHRSNRLEIIDLIRKADRVPAQRATTYEHLVVHDDPANDPVDERVMSHISSTAIEGGTAHPELKLLTSN